In the Afipia sp. GAS231 genome, AGATCGGCCGGGCACATGCGGTGATCGACCGGATGGAGGCGCTGCGCATCCCGACCGTCGCTGTCGTCCACGGCTTCTGCCTCGGCGGTGGTCTTGAGGTGGCGCTGGCCTGCCAGATGCGGATCGCGATCGATGATGCGCGGTTTGGCTTCCCGGAAGTGATGCTCGGCCTGCATCCCGGCCTCGGCGGCACCGTGCGCTTCACGCATCTGGTCAATCCGATGCAGGCGATGACCTTGATGCTGACCGGCAAGACCATCGATGCGCGGAAAGCGCGATCGTTGGGATTGGTCGATGCCGTCACGCAGGAGCGTCACGTTCGCGGCGCGGTAAAGGATGCGATGGCGGGCCGCCTCACGCGCGCGCGGCCTGGGCTGCTCAACACCATACTCAACCTCGGTCCGGTGCGCGGGCTGCTTGCCTCGCGGATGCGCGCCGAGGCCGGCAAGGCCGCACCCGAGGAGCACTATCCCGCACCTTATGCGCTGATCGATCTCTGGGAAAAGCACGGCGGCGACAAGGCGGCGATGCTCACCGCCGAGAAGGCATCGTTCGCCCGGTTGATGGTGACGCCATCAGCGCAGAACCTGATCCGGGTGTTCTTCCTGCGCGAGCAGATGAAGAAGCTCGCCGGCACCGGCAACAAGATTGCGCATGTCCACGTGATCGGCGCCGGTGCGATGGGCGGCGACATCGCGGCCTGGTGCGCCGGCCAGGACATGCGGGTCACGCTCGCCGACATGAAGCCGGAGCCGATCGCCGGCGCCATCAAGCGCGCGTCGGAATTGTTCGGAAAGATCCTGCGTAAGCGCACCGACGTCCGCGATGCACTGGACAGGCTGATGCCGGACATGCAGGCAGAAGGCGTCCGCAACGCCGATCTCATCATCGAGGCGGTGCCGGAAAAGCTGGAATTGAAGCAGAAGGTCTATGCCGGCCTGGAGCCGAAGATGAAGCCCGGCGCGATCCTCGCCACCAACACGTCGAGCATTCCGCTGCAGGATTTACGCACCACCTTGCAGAAACCCGAGCGGCTGCTTGGGCTGCATTTCTTCAACCCGGTGTCGCGGCTTCAATTGGTTGAAGTGGTCAGCCACGACGGCACAGATGTGCAATTGCTGAAGGAGGCGCTGGCCTTTGTCGGCGCCATCGACCGGCTGCCGTTGCCGGTGAAGAGTTCACCCGGCTTTCTCGTCAACCGTGCGCTGACGCCCTACATGCTGGAAGCGATGGTGATGCTCGACGAGAAGGTCGACAAATCAGTCATCGACGCCGCGGCCAAAAAGTTCGGCATGCCGATGGGCCCGATCGAACTCGCCGATCAGGTCGGTCTCGATATCTGCTTGGATGTCGGCGACATGCTGCGCTCGAAATTCGGCGATATGCTGCCGCCGACGCCGGCCTGGCTGCGCGAAAAGGTCGCGAGAGGCGAACTCGGCCGCAAGACCGGCAAGGGCTTTTACATCTGGAAGGACGGCAAGGCCGATACCGCGCCGACGGCGTCGTCGGCCGGCCAGCCTTCGCCCGAAATGATCGACCGGCTGATCCTGCCGATGTCCAATGTCTGCGTCGCGTCCTTGCGCGAAGGCATCGTCGACAATGCCGACGTGGTCGACGGTGCCGTCATCTTCGGTACCGGTTACGCGCCGTTCCGCGGCGGTCCGTTGAATTATGCGCGCAGCCGCGGCGTCGAAAACGTGGTCTCGACCTTGCGCGCGCTGACTGAAAAATTCGGCGGCCGGTTCACGCCCGATGCCGGCTGGGAGAATTTCAAGTGACCGATACCCAAGTGACTCACGTCCACGCGCCGGCGACCACCGAAATCGAGCCGAGCGGCGATCTCTGCATCCGCACGCTGGCGATGCCGGCCGACACCAACGCCAACGGCGATATCTTCGGCGGCTGGCTGCTCGGCCAGATGGATCTCGGCGGCGGGGTGTTCGCTTCCAAGATCGCGAAATCGCCTACCGTTACCGTCGCGATCGAGGCGATGAATTTTCGTAAAGCGGTTTATGTCGGCGATCTCGTTTCCGTTCACGCCAGTCTGGTGCGGATCGGCCGGACCTCGGTCACGGTCCATCTCGAGGCCTGGGCACTGCGGCGCCGGGAGATGGTGCCGATCCTGGTGACGGACGGCAATTTCACCTACGTCTCGATCGACGATCAGGGCCGTCCGCAGCCGATCGCGCAGGCCGGACCTCCACCGATCCCGGCGTAAGCGCAGCAGCATTCCCAAACGAAAAACCACCCCGCAGGTCATGCGGGGTGGTCATTGTTCCGATTGGATCAGACCCAAGCCCTACGGGCAGGGACGCTCGTAGCCGTCACGGCCGATGAACGTGCCACGGCGCGGATCGTAGGAGGGCGAGTAGGTGCAGCGCGGGCGCGGCGGTTCGACATAAGCCCGCGGCGGCGGACCGTCGTATTCGGCGGTCTGGCAGTAACGGCCGGAAACCGCGACCCAGCCGCCGGGCTGCTCCACGTAGCATCCGCCTTGGTAATAGCGGTAGCCGCCCGCGCGACGCTCGCCCTCGGAGGCAATCGCGGCACCGGTGCCGGCGCCGATGATCGCACCAGCCGCCGCACCGCCACGGCCACCGAGCGCGCCGCCGACGATCCCGCCGAGCACGCCGCCGGCGATCGCACCACCGACCGCATCCTGCGCCGCGGCCTCCTGAACGGGCCCGCACACCGCGAGGGCCAGAAGCGCCGAAAGCGCAAATTTCGAAATCATGTCCATTTCTCCCTGCTGACAGGCCCTTCATAGCAAAGATTCGTCGGGAACACAGCGGCAGCCTGGCCGCGATTCCCGAGGGGAATAAGGCAAAAATACGCCTGACGGCACATGAGATGTGGCGACGTCCGCACGCCCACTGTTGTCATCGCCTGCTTCGCGACTGACACGGCCCGGTTGCACGCGAAGACGCCACGGCTTCGTCACACGCCCGGAACAATCAGCCCCTACATCCGTTGCAAGCAGCGAATCAACCAAGGCCAGGCAATGTCGGATACGTTCATCATCGAAGTTTCGTCGCAACCCGCAGGCATCGTCGTGCGCGGTCCCGGCGGTTTCCGGTTCTTTGCCGCGTCGCACCGTTTCAACCGGCTGGAAGGTCAGGTGTTTCGCAACGCGCGCGAGGCCGAGCGCGCGGCGACCCGTCTCGCCGGCGGCGTGCTGCCGACAGCGGCGTAACCGCCGGGTCTTGCGAAACGGGCCTTGCCAAGCCGGCTTCGCCTGAAAACGGCGGTCCGTCGTCAGAGCTTGGTGGAGGCGCGCGACAGAAGTTTCCAGTCCGCACCCTGCTTCTGCCAGTTCATCAGGATGTGCAGATTGGTGGAGCTCTTCTTGCCGTCGGCAACGGCTTCAG is a window encoding:
- a CDS encoding acyl-CoA thioesterase, with product MPADTNANGDIFGGWLLGQMDLGGGVFASKIAKSPTVTVAIEAMNFRKAVYVGDLVSVHASLVRIGRTSVTVHLEAWALRRREMVPILVTDGNFTYVSIDDQGRPQPIAQAGPPPIPA
- a CDS encoding BA14K family protein, which gives rise to MISKFALSALLALAVCGPVQEAAAQDAVGGAIAGGVLGGIVGGALGGRGGAAAGAIIGAGTGAAIASEGERRAGGYRYYQGGCYVEQPGGWVAVSGRYCQTAEYDGPPPRAYVEPPRPRCTYSPSYDPRRGTFIGRDGYERPCP
- a CDS encoding 3-hydroxyacyl-CoA dehydrogenase NAD-binding domain-containing protein, which translates into the protein MDSVIMDLLGDRVLELGPKPDASGPYKNFKLTRDADGVAWLLFDRDGASANTLSADLLEELDKVLAELESARPTGLVVRSAKTSGFIAGADVNEFRGVTDAGAIETQIGRAHAVIDRMEALRIPTVAVVHGFCLGGGLEVALACQMRIAIDDARFGFPEVMLGLHPGLGGTVRFTHLVNPMQAMTLMLTGKTIDARKARSLGLVDAVTQERHVRGAVKDAMAGRLTRARPGLLNTILNLGPVRGLLASRMRAEAGKAAPEEHYPAPYALIDLWEKHGGDKAAMLTAEKASFARLMVTPSAQNLIRVFFLREQMKKLAGTGNKIAHVHVIGAGAMGGDIAAWCAGQDMRVTLADMKPEPIAGAIKRASELFGKILRKRTDVRDALDRLMPDMQAEGVRNADLIIEAVPEKLELKQKVYAGLEPKMKPGAILATNTSSIPLQDLRTTLQKPERLLGLHFFNPVSRLQLVEVVSHDGTDVQLLKEALAFVGAIDRLPLPVKSSPGFLVNRALTPYMLEAMVMLDEKVDKSVIDAAAKKFGMPMGPIELADQVGLDICLDVGDMLRSKFGDMLPPTPAWLREKVARGELGRKTGKGFYIWKDGKADTAPTASSAGQPSPEMIDRLILPMSNVCVASLREGIVDNADVVDGAVIFGTGYAPFRGGPLNYARSRGVENVVSTLRALTEKFGGRFTPDAGWENFK